In Malaclemys terrapin pileata isolate rMalTer1 chromosome 10, rMalTer1.hap1, whole genome shotgun sequence, the DNA window TCCTGTTCCCTCATGTGATtgggtggtctgtagcagacaccaactaatacttcatcttgtgctttatctgttaggacattgatccttatgcattcaaaatcattttcttctgaatgatcaatgacttggaaacaaggtaatgccatttttgagaAAGAGTGCTATTACCTTTCCTCTTTTGCCCACTCAGTTTTTTCTAagaggttataaccattgattgtCACATTCCAATCTTACAACCCATCCCATCAGGTTTCAGTAACAcaactagattgaatttatgctcatacTGTGCCCTGGAATCTAAGATCTCCCCGTGTattctacactgctgtttttaacaTGAGTATGTCACACTATAGCAGCACCCCCACATGCAGGTTTAATTCAGTAAGCCAAACAAGAACATTTTAGAAAATAACTTTCTTTAATACTTGTTTAAATAGCTAgaaaaaatactgatttttctATTTAGCTACTGTGAAGGTTTCTTTTGTGAAAATTACAACACTCTGTCCTTTGATGTTAATGGTACATGGTAGTGGCTGCAGCGTTGGGGAATtagatttttctcatttttttttctgtttggatCTGGTGTCATGCTGATTTTCATACTGTCTGGAATTACTTCATATTTAGTATTTATAAAAGttattttgtgaacattttcaatatagttgctcatttgtttgtttagtatggaaaagagaagactgagaggggacatgaaagcagttttcaggtatttaaaagggtgtcataaggaggagggagaaaacttgttcaccttagcctctaaggatagagcaagaagcaatgggtttaaactgcagcaagggaggtctaggttggacattaggaaaaagttcctaactatcagggtggttaaaggaatccagggaagttgtggaatctccatctctggagatatttaagagtaggttagataaatgtctatcagggatgatctagacagtatttggtcctgccatgcgggcaggggactggactcgatgacctctcgaggtcccttccagtcctagaatctaatCTATGAATTACTTCACATCCTATGTCATCTGTGGAGTAACTTTCTAGGCTTTACAGAGTGTATAAATTACGCTCACGATCAGGAGAAAAAAACGCACATTGCCATTTTCTGGCCTTTAATTTACAGGTACATGTGACTGAAAAGATTCTAACTTATCTACTTTATGTATATAGTTACATGTAATCAGACATTAACTTGTCTTACTTTGTTGTTATAGTTCTTTTGAAAAATTGACGTCTAATAAGGTATCTGCTTTGACCTGTGGTATGACTCAACTTTTATCTTTCTTAGTATTAAGGTGCATCAGCACCCTAGTCTATCAGCACCCTAGACTATCAGCACCCTAGTCCATTGCCTGTGAGTGGTGACACAGAACTTGTTTTGGATCTCCTCTCACATTCATATTTTCTTCATTGCTTCTGCTTACAGTTGCAGTGGGCACATGTTTAGTTACTGTGGTCATGTTATATGAAAATGAGAACAACAGTATGGACTAGATACCTGGTTCTAACCTTGCTGCTAATGTTTATTCCCCCTCTTGCTTcaatacaaaaatgaaaattatgcTGTATTTACATTTGAGCTGATTGTCAGGTTCTAATACAACAGGGCCCCAACCCCAATCCTGATTTaagtaacatttttttcaaaatgggtgAAGCTTTCAGTCACTTCCATAATTTTTACGTATTACAGAAAGACAAAATTGCTCACACCACAATTATTGGGCTCTACAGTTCATCCTCAAATTGCTGCTCTAAGTGTTTTAAAACCAAATAATTTCTAATAGATCCCCTATTCCTGGGTCTGTGCTTCTGTGAATTATTGGGGTCTGAGTGCACCAAACAATAGCTAATGTTATCCTAGACAGAGTGTCATGCAACCAGAATAACAAATATGTTTTGCAACTACAtaattctctttatttttcaaaaattttataTACCTACGTTCACATTTCCATAAAATTTCCAATTTTGCACAGAGAACAATTCACATTTTTACCAAGCGCCTTCCCCAACCCTTTTAGTGTACTATATTTATCTTCATGCTCCAATATCTCTACAGTTATTGGTACAAATATATGGGATGTATGTATGAGAAGCAGTTCTATTACACTTTACAGGAAATTTTTATATCTACCTACCTTTTATTAAAGTACTTGTCTATAGCATATGAAACAAAACTATCCTGTAGTATCTTAATTCCTTCATGTGAGCTGTTTGTCTCCTctaaagtgtgtatgtgtgtgtgtgtgtaatgataTTATTAGATCTGAACAACGACCTTTTGCTAGCAATTTTGTTCCGTTTCCAAAATGGGAGGTGAACAGAATCATGTGATGGCCACTTTGCTACCTTAACATATTATCCAGCTATAAATGAGTTGGCCTTGTTCTAAAGTAACTTACCCACTAATTGTTCCTCTCAAAACCTGGCATAATAATGGGTACATCATATACCAACAAGTTACATATTAGTACAGCAATTCAAGAGCTACAGTTTCTAAATGGCTGTATACTGGAGTGGCTTTCTGGCACTAGTTGTGATCTTGCTCCCAGAAGAATTGTACTGAAGCATGTCGCATCCTGGAGGATGTAGCACTGGACATGAGTGTTGGAAGTAGGTCAGGTAACCCAAATGCTTCAGCCTTCTGTCAGTCCTCTAAACATTCCTGTGGAAATGCTGTGATTTCCAATTTCTGTTGGACATGTCTATATTATAAATGCTGTTTAACAAACACTTCTGTGAATTTTTATATCCTACTTGTATTTTCTCCAGCTCTTGTAAGGGATATCTGGCAATAGCCTGGAGAATATTACCTTCAGATTGGCTGTCGTGACATTTTAATATCAGTTAAAGCTTTTCACATTTATAACGAAGCTTTGCTGGGTGAAGCTTAATAAGCCTAGCGACATCTTTTTTTCTACTAATAAAACATTATATACAGAAGCAGCTAAAGTAACTAAAAGAGCATAAAATGtttggtcagcaaacaaatttcTTTTACAACAGAGTATTTTGAATGTCTACATTTCATCTCCAGCCATCAATGGTTGTAAGAACAATCCCGCTGTTCCTAGAATACATACCAGAATAAAAACCCACAGAAAAATGCGATCAATTACCATGGCAACATACTTCCAATCATCCTGAATCTGAAAAatataaacacagacaaataagaCATGAAGCAAGCATGTTCTGATAAAGGTAAAGTTTACTGATCAGTAAATTGTTTGGTAATATCAGAACTCTTTTCTGTGTTCAGCAAAAATGTACATGGGAGCTCTTCCATGTACAGAATGTTTCTTCTTTCATATGAACACAACTTCCAACCTGGCTTTTGAGGTAGCAGAAATTCATCCATCATTCATCCATCTGTAGTAAGGCCAAAAACAGTGCAGAATTAACTACTATCTCTTCGTCCTCCCAATGGTTCGATTCATTATGGCTGAAACTTGCTTTGCATGAGTTGCAGAAGCAATCTTTCTAAATTAATCCTGACTTTGTAACACTATTTTAAGATAATAGAACTGTCCCTTTCACTAAACACACAGGGGACATATGGCCCCTCTTCCGTGGGCACAGAAATTTGAAGGTGAAAGAGACTCTATAGAGGGAGCACTTTCAAAAGTCACTTGGGCACAtttgccccagggctcccagctgcctctgtagCTGGTAgctcaggggtgatttaaaggccccacctcttccgattgaggccacgccccccgcTGAGGACTCCAGCATACCGctaaatcctttaagttactttcacccctgggaaaGCCTCACTACTTCTGTGAGCCAGGTAAGTAAATATGCATTTTATGGCagtggtgacttgcccaagggcacacaggGAGCTAACTGCTGTGCTAGGATTTCCCAAGTTCTCATTCTGATGGCAAATCTTGTGCTTGTTCCTCCCTCCAAAAGAGTTAATATAATAGATTCCACTTTAGCAGATGGGTTGGCATTGGCAGTAAAAGGAGTTCAGTGCAACACCGTGTTTCCCCAATATGAATTTCAATCCACTGGGTGATTCATGGCCCCATACACCTGTAATGTAAACAATGTGGGTTATTTGTATCGAGAAATTGTGAATTGTTCTGCAATGTTTTTATGAAAGGCATCTGGGATGTTTAttcctacaaacaaacaaacaacacactCCAACACTCATGGTAAATAGTGCCTGTAGCCTCAGTAACTAATGCTGAAAATTATTCTTACCTCTTTGGCTTCATTCTGCATTTTCATATTCTCTGCAATGTATTTGACACTTTCAATGGCATCTCTCATTTCTGGTGACAAAACTGAAAACGAAAGCAGAGCATCTACCGAGTCATAGCTTGTACTCCTTGTAAGattgccactgaagtcagaaaACTTTATTCGTTGATACTGACAACAGCTGCATGTTATATCTTGACATATAAAGCCATCTTTGCAGCATTTGGTTTCAGAGCTGCTGAAGCAATTTAAGTCTGAGagttcagcactgtaaagtggcttTGGCTTCTGATTATTCTCTTCATCACTGGCAGGCCTGGTCATAAACATGATCTTGGGAAGTAAGTTCAAGAAAATGGTCTTCACCCACTCAGGCATTGTGTGTGTCTTCGGTGTTCTATAGTGTACATTAAGTACAAACACAGTAATGACAATGGAAAGAGTTACAAATATCATGGTGAAGAGGAGGTATTCTCCAATAAGTGGGATCACCAAAGAGGTAGAAGGGATGGTCTCTGTGATCACTAGGAGAAATACAGTTAAGGATAAAAGGACTGATATGCATAGTGTCACCTTCTCACCACAGTCTGAAGGCAAGTAGAACACCAAAACAGTTAAGAAAGAAATCAACAGACATGGGATAATCATGTTGATGGTATAAAATAAAGGCAGGCGCCTAATATAAAGAGAATAGGTGATATCTGGATATATCTCTTCACAACAGTTGTACTTAATGTCATGTTTATATCCAGGAGCTTTAATAATAGCCCATTCTCCACTCTCCCAGTAGTCTTTGAGGTTCATTGTAGAGCCAATTAAAACTAAGTCAATTTTAGCTTTATCATAAGACCAGGAACCAAACTTCATGGTGCAGTTTTGGTAGTCAAATGGAAAGTAGGTTACATCTATTTTacatgaacttttaaaaatagctggAGGTATCCAGGTCACTTCTCCTGTGTATTTCAATAAGGCTTTTGTCTTGTCATCAACTTGGAAATCCCCAACTGCACTGCAAAAATAAACCAGGGTGGGAAAAAAAGATAGGCAGTTCAACTAATTAGATTACTTTCATATAATAAGAGGTTAAGAACATAGGAATACTTATATACAGTGACTCTGGATTCATGCACTGTAAGTCAGCAAATGCACACTTCAGCATTCCAGCAGTAACGTTAACTATGCTGAATTGCATGGCTGGCATAAAtaagcatagttccattgacatcagtggagctacatgGACTTACAACTGCTGAAGATCGAAATGGTAGTATTTTCTAATCCTGTAACCTGGCTAAATGTGATCCATACCCAAGGCAGCAAACATGAGCTCCTTTGTGTCAGAACAAAGTGATGGACAAGCTGATCTTCCTTACTGTGCTTGGtccactctctctcttccctccatccccacagtaGCTTGCAGTATCGCTCCTCTATGAAAGCCGGAATTCAGGGCTCCTGCCACAGCTTGTCACTGCAGATACATGGATCAGAGCAGGGCCAACTCCCCACCCTGTTCACAATCACAATTTCAGCTGttgtttacatggaaaagtaaGACTGGGAAAGCATTTTTAGCTATTTATGTGATTAGcaaactgcagaagagaaggagcCAGCACCACATGACTAGCCAGCTCTTCATGGACCTACCAGCACGTGCTCTacagaccacagtttgggaactcctGTATTGGAGAGTATTTCAAGCATGTTTCATTGAGGCCAGCTTCCTTATATAGTGTATAGTCAACATATCATCTCAGTAACACATTTGGTCTCCTATTGACTCATTGGAAGCAAAAGTCCTAGGAGTGTACCAACCCTGGAGCTTTTATATAGTTATACTTAATGCTGTGTTGATGTCAGATGGGTAGcaattttaactgaaaaaatgtCTGGATCTAGTAGTCCCTTTCAACTAAAGGTCAGAATTATTGAAGAGTTTCTCATTTGTAAATGAGAGGAAAGTTGTGTAGCAGAACTATGTCCCCCTTCTTACTGCCAGCCTTGCATATAGTGCAGAAAACATTTATAGAAAGAGTGGGAAGCAGAAGGAGCACAGGGATGCAGAGTCTGAAGTTTCCTGTCTGTTTCGCTTATTAAAATGTGTGCGTTTTGAATATTTAATACTTATTAGCTCAACAGACTCCAAAAGTATTGATGTTCAAAAAGAGCAGTGATTGGGGGTAATTCTACTACTAGAGAAGTAACAGTTTGCAACACATACCATAGTTGCTGTGTATTAGTACCTGGGTTTGATAAAAATCTTAGGTCTTTTGTAATATTCATGTGAAtgttcaattttttaaaagttcatgatacaaaaccaaaacaaattaagAGTAAAGGCACTCCATATGGCATATTCTTACTTGTTATATAAGACAATGTCTGGCTTCCAGATCCTATCAGATGGGACTCGAATAAACTCAGCACCTCCATATTCCTCTGGATTCCACTTAAGTTTATAATCGTTCCAGATCTAATCATGGAAGAAACCAAAGTGCATTAGAATTACAAAAAGACCCATCTGAAATTGTGGACTACTGCCTATTCTTTCCATTAAAACAAATTGCTGTAATGTCACTTTTATAAagttggtgtttgtttttttcagaagcTCTAATGACTAGATGTATCACCTTTTAAGAacatgttatttatttgtattcattaGCACATACATTGGgaacccattgtgccaggtgctgtatacACACAAGAGAATCTCCTACCCCAAAGAACATAtgttttaaatagacaagacagacagagggtgACATGGGAAACAGACTCAAttaggtgaagtgacttgaccaaagtcacacagcaggtcagttgcAGAGCTAGGAATACATCTCAGGTCTCCTGATGCCCAGTCCCAGTTCCCTTTACACTAGACCAGgctgcctcctcttcctctcagCCTCCAATTATATTAGAATTTGATTGCTCCTGATATTTTCATGCTATGATCCCAATTCATAAGGTAAAGCAATCTTACAATATCTCTAGAGCAACCAGAAAGATTTCTGAGATCGTAAACTAGCTCCCTGCCAGATCCCTCCAGCTAAGGCAGCACAGGAGGGGAGGGCGGGGTTAATGCTTGAATAGGAGATATCAAAGGAATGCCTAAGTACTATAAGAAACAGTGATGATAGTTCAATAGGTGACACAGTTCCCTCTGAGACACAATGTGGATGtagtcatatcttttattggaccaacttctgttggtgagagagaaacttttaagtttacacagagctcttcttcatctCTGGGaaactaaggctacgtctacactgcacttttgttggtaaaacttttgtcagttgGTGCTGTGAAAACAACCCACACCTTGatggacaaaagttttaccaatgaaaagtgccggtgtggacactgctttgttggcaggagagcatctcccacagACAATGCTACTGCCCCTCATTGggtgtggttttattttgttgtcaggagagctctcttctctcctgccaacatagcactgtccaacttctgtcggtgaaacttacgtcagtcaggggtgttttttattcacacccctgagtgacataagttttaccaacaaaagtgctagtgtagatgtagtctgagtaagtttcccagagctgaagaaaagctctatgtaagctcaaaagcttgtctttctcaccaacagaagtgggccaataaaagatattacctcatccaccttttgtctccaatatcctgggaccgacatggctactgCAACACTGCATACTGCATGCCGAGTCAGTATTGAACAAAGAATCCAGCATATTTTAAGGAGAGTGGCAGGTACCGTTTTTTTGGTGAGACTCAAAAACTAAAATCTTGGCCAATTTGGTCATTAAAATGCCATGGTTCTTTTTCAGAGTCAGGGTGTTAATGCTGTTGTCTGGGCCAAGCTGTTGTATAGGTAATTACATTGTCTCTACATGAAGTTCCCTGTAGCCAGTGTAATTACTCTCCACAAGATGAGCTTCACAGAGTTTCCTAGGCCTCCTGCGCTGCTCCAGTGGGTTTTACCACAGGAGACTCCATAATTATTTAATGCAAATAAATAGCCTACCACTAGGTGTCAGCAATGGATTAAGGTAAGTGTGGCCAACCCAGATCTCTGCACCAAAGCAGCATAGTCAGACCAGCATCTCTGATGCTGTGATCTTTCCTTTACTTAAATGCAAGTCAAATCAATACAAATGCTGGCTAGAAAGAATGTCCCAGTATCTTTGAGCATTGGCTTATTTAAGTTTTTGTTTACTAATGCTGAGGCATTTTGGTGTTGGGCTGTTTTTCATGACTGGAGGGacattttatttactttacataataGTTACATTTCCATAGTAGAAACAGTTTGTATTTAGTAAATACAAACTGTTTCCTCCTCTGTTCCTCCCAAAATATTCCTAGGCCAGTTTATTTAGCTGGTGTTCCTTCTTTTGACCTAAATATTCCTGTTTACAAATCTTTAATGTTAGcagtttacatttttaattaaagagatTGAATGGAAATATGGGAATTCTGGATGACCTAAGGGTTAGAGCTCTAACATGGGACCTAATGGTTACAGGGAAGAACCCACTGTAGTTGAATGGCTAGAGCATGGaatcagcaggtctggatccTGTTTTTTGGCTTGCTATGGGACCTTCTCCAAATCATTAACCTTTTTGTTCAGTTCACCTAACTAATATTGCAATAATAATACTTTCCCACCTATCGTCAGTGCTGTGAGATgtctggatgaaaagtgctatataaatataacGTGCAATGTCACTTTTATACTAGTTAGCTAAATGCTGATACTAATGAACATTACGCAAACCATG includes these proteins:
- the CHRNA3 gene encoding neuronal acetylcholine receptor subunit alpha-3, which translates into the protein MGSTFALFLAAAVFFFFKGCSCSEAEHRLFAALFANYNQFIRPVANVSDPAIIQFEVSMSQLVKVDEVNQIMETNLWLKHIWNDYKLKWNPEEYGGAEFIRVPSDRIWKPDIVLYNNAVGDFQVDDKTKALLKYTGEVTWIPPAIFKSSCKIDVTYFPFDYQNCTMKFGSWSYDKAKIDLVLIGSTMNLKDYWESGEWAIIKAPGYKHDIKYNCCEEIYPDITYSLYIRRLPLFYTINMIIPCLLISFLTVLVFYLPSDCGEKVTLCISVLLSLTVFLLVITETIPSTSLVIPLIGEYLLFTMIFVTLSIVITVFVLNVHYRTPKTHTMPEWVKTIFLNLLPKIMFMTRPASDEENNQKPKPLYSAELSDLNCFSSSETKCCKDGFICQDITCSCCQYQRIKFSDFSGNLTRSTSYDSVDALLSFSVLSPEMRDAIESVKYIAENMKMQNEAKEIQDDWKYVAMVIDRIFLWVFILVCILGTAGLFLQPLMAGDEM